Proteins from a genomic interval of Rhodococcoides fascians A25f:
- a CDS encoding NADH:flavin oxidoreductase, whose amino-acid sequence MTETASTTQHLSTAGLFEPFEVKSLKLRNRFAMAPMTRAFSPDGIPGPDVAEYYRKRAAGGTSLIITEGTYIPDPAAGPHTRVPRIYGDASLEGWKGVVDAVHAEGGAIIPQLWHLGVERGTEPRLFPDVTTVSPSGIALDGSSVGRAFTDADLDELTSQWVQAAVNAQNTGFDGLELHGAHGYLLDEFLWATTNVRDDEFGGSLEARTRFPAQVVAAIRAAVGEDFAIVYRFSQWKSNHFDARIAQNPEELGRVLTPLVDAGVDVLHASTRRHWDPAFPELDGNDGKLGLAGWTRKLTGVPTITVGSVGLDSVFTSAWSEDAASGVTGLDALVGQFQDGEFDLVAVGRALLSDPEWVNKVGDGRVDERIEFTRDHIQHLV is encoded by the coding sequence GTGACCGAAACTGCATCCACAACTCAGCATCTGTCCACCGCCGGGCTCTTCGAGCCGTTCGAGGTCAAGTCGCTGAAGCTGCGCAACCGCTTCGCCATGGCTCCGATGACGCGCGCCTTCTCGCCCGACGGCATCCCCGGCCCGGATGTGGCGGAGTACTACCGCAAACGCGCCGCCGGTGGTACCAGCCTCATCATCACCGAGGGCACCTACATCCCCGATCCCGCCGCAGGTCCTCACACCCGCGTCCCACGGATCTACGGCGACGCCAGCCTCGAAGGCTGGAAGGGCGTCGTCGACGCGGTGCACGCCGAGGGCGGCGCGATCATCCCGCAGCTGTGGCACCTCGGCGTCGAGCGGGGCACCGAGCCTCGCCTGTTCCCCGACGTCACCACCGTCAGCCCGTCCGGAATCGCCCTCGACGGCTCCTCGGTCGGTAGAGCCTTCACCGACGCCGACCTCGACGAACTCACCTCCCAGTGGGTACAGGCTGCGGTCAACGCACAGAACACCGGCTTCGACGGCCTCGAACTGCACGGCGCTCACGGCTACCTGCTCGACGAGTTCCTGTGGGCTACAACCAATGTGCGTGACGACGAGTTCGGTGGCTCGCTCGAAGCCCGCACCCGTTTCCCGGCACAGGTCGTTGCTGCGATTCGTGCGGCCGTCGGCGAGGACTTCGCCATCGTGTACCGATTCTCGCAGTGGAAGAGCAATCACTTCGACGCTCGGATCGCACAGAACCCCGAGGAACTCGGACGCGTACTGACGCCACTGGTCGACGCCGGAGTGGACGTGTTGCACGCGTCGACCCGACGCCACTGGGATCCGGCGTTCCCGGAGCTGGACGGCAACGACGGAAAGCTCGGCTTAGCTGGTTGGACGCGCAAGCTCACCGGAGTTCCGACGATCACCGTCGGATCGGTCGGCCTCGACTCGGTGTTCACGTCGGCATGGTCGGAGGATGCCGCGTCGGGTGTGACCGGATTGGACGCTCTCGTCGGCCAATTCCAGGACGGCGAGTTCGATCTGGTGGCCGTCGGGCGCGCGTTGCTGTCCGATCCGGAGTGGGTGAACAAGGTGGGCGACGGCCGCGTCGACGAGCGCATCGAATTCACGCGCGATCACATTCAGCACTTGGTCTGA
- a CDS encoding sulfurtransferase translates to MSPSPLISAAELHDLFEMGRAPVVLDIRFTLQTGSDRAGYEAGHIPHAQFVDLDADLAAPPDHGSGAGRNDPNHRGRHPLPDEETFVAAMRGAGVSDDSSVVVYDGGPATAAARGWWLLRYYGHADVRVLDGGLAQWMAAGFPIGTEPSIVAAGSFTARPSLARVLDVDDVLDFARDNVLLDARAPERFRGEVEPVDPVAGHIPGAINRPTTDNVDSDGQFLDPEVLDGAFGGLVPEGKDVAVYCGSGVTAAHQILALELAGIDAALYPGSWSGWITDPTRPRA, encoded by the coding sequence ATGAGCCCTTCGCCGCTGATCTCTGCCGCCGAACTGCACGATCTCTTCGAGATGGGACGGGCCCCGGTCGTCCTCGACATCCGGTTCACGCTCCAGACCGGGAGCGACAGAGCGGGCTACGAGGCCGGGCACATCCCGCACGCCCAATTCGTCGACCTCGATGCCGATCTGGCCGCCCCGCCGGACCACGGGAGTGGAGCCGGCAGGAACGACCCGAATCACCGCGGCCGTCACCCATTGCCCGACGAGGAGACCTTCGTCGCAGCGATGCGCGGCGCCGGCGTCAGCGACGACTCCTCGGTCGTGGTCTACGACGGAGGACCGGCGACCGCGGCCGCGCGCGGCTGGTGGCTGTTGCGCTACTACGGCCACGCGGACGTGCGAGTCCTCGACGGCGGTCTGGCTCAGTGGATGGCCGCCGGATTCCCGATCGGCACCGAACCGTCGATCGTGGCGGCTGGATCTTTCACCGCCCGGCCATCCCTGGCACGCGTCCTCGACGTCGACGACGTACTCGATTTCGCCCGGGACAACGTACTGCTCGACGCGCGGGCACCCGAACGATTCCGCGGCGAGGTGGAGCCGGTGGACCCCGTAGCCGGTCACATCCCGGGCGCGATCAACCGACCCACGACCGACAACGTCGATTCTGACGGACAGTTTCTGGATCCCGAGGTACTCGATGGCGCATTCGGTGGACTTGTGCCGGAGGGGAAAGACGTCGCTGTCTATTGCGGATCCGGGGTGACCGCCGCACACCAGATTCTTGCCCTCGAATTGGCTGGTATCGACGCTGCGTTGTATCCGGGCTCGTGGTCGGGATGGATCACCGATCCGACGCGGCCGAGAGCATGA
- a CDS encoding SDR family oxidoreductase, translating to MKVEGKVAIVTGAGGGIGGAIAARLSEHGARVVVSDLDGKTARAVVDAIERDRPGTAVAVAADASNIADIERLIAQAEASFGPVDLYFANAGISGAPGLDATEQDWDLSFDVNVRAHIRAAQLLVPGWLERGEGYFVSTASAAGLLTQIGSATYATTKHAAVGFAEWMNVTYGNRGIRVSCLCPMGVNTKLLYEGRESGDALGAAATAAVLSAGAVLEPLDVADVVLDAMDREQFLILPHENVLDMYRNKGADYDRWLRGMRRYQDSLLDNNR from the coding sequence ATGAAGGTTGAAGGCAAGGTTGCCATCGTCACCGGCGCTGGTGGCGGAATCGGCGGGGCCATCGCTGCTCGACTCTCGGAGCACGGCGCACGCGTCGTCGTCTCCGACCTCGACGGGAAGACGGCTCGAGCAGTGGTCGACGCCATCGAACGAGATCGGCCGGGGACGGCCGTCGCAGTCGCTGCGGACGCGTCGAACATCGCGGATATCGAGCGGCTGATCGCACAGGCCGAGGCCTCGTTCGGTCCGGTCGATCTCTACTTCGCCAACGCAGGTATCAGCGGCGCACCCGGACTCGACGCCACCGAACAGGACTGGGACCTCTCGTTCGATGTGAACGTACGCGCACATATACGCGCAGCGCAGCTCTTGGTACCGGGTTGGCTCGAGCGTGGTGAGGGGTATTTCGTCAGCACCGCCTCTGCGGCAGGTCTGCTCACCCAGATCGGTTCGGCCACATACGCGACGACCAAGCACGCGGCCGTCGGATTCGCCGAATGGATGAACGTCACCTACGGCAACCGAGGCATTCGTGTCAGTTGCCTGTGCCCCATGGGTGTCAACACCAAACTGCTGTACGAGGGACGCGAGTCCGGAGATGCGTTGGGAGCGGCCGCAACTGCGGCGGTGCTGAGCGCCGGTGCCGTCCTCGAACCCCTCGACGTTGCCGATGTGGTGCTCGACGCGATGGACCGCGAGCAGTTCCTCATCCTGCCGCACGAGAACGTACTGGACATGTACCGCAACAAGGGTGCCGACTACGACCGGTGGTTGCGCGGCATGCGTCGCTACCAGGACAGCTTGCTCGACAACAACCGATAG
- a CDS encoding acyl-CoA dehydrogenase family protein, with the protein MDSHVYPAEAVYEQQMLDSGDPHFQPPIIEDLKKEARSRGLWNLFHPHPEWGPGLTNLEYAPLAEIMGRSLLAPEACNCNAPDTGNMEVFTLFGTDEHKEKYLKPLLDGTIRSAFAMTEPDVASSDATNIAMKMDRDGDDFILNGRKWWTSNAMHKNCKVLIVMGKTDPEAATHSQQSMLVVPIDAPGVTVLRNLPVFGYIDREGHAEVLFEDVRVPAKDVLKGPGEGFAISQARLGPGRIHHAMRTIGVAERALELLCRRAVSRVTFGKPVAMRSNIQDWIAEARIEIEKTRLLTFKAAYLMDTVGNKEARTEIAAIKVAAPEMALKIIDRAIQVHGGGGVSNDFPLAMMYAHIRTLRLADGPDEVHKMSIAKMELKKYF; encoded by the coding sequence ATGGACTCTCACGTCTACCCGGCCGAGGCCGTGTACGAGCAGCAGATGCTCGACTCCGGTGACCCGCATTTCCAGCCGCCGATCATCGAGGATCTGAAGAAGGAAGCGCGCTCACGTGGACTGTGGAATCTGTTCCATCCGCACCCCGAGTGGGGCCCCGGTCTGACCAACCTCGAGTACGCACCGCTCGCCGAGATCATGGGCCGCAGCTTGCTCGCTCCCGAGGCATGCAACTGCAACGCACCGGACACCGGCAACATGGAGGTGTTCACGCTCTTCGGCACCGACGAGCACAAAGAGAAGTACCTGAAGCCGTTGCTGGACGGCACCATTCGCTCAGCCTTTGCGATGACCGAGCCCGACGTCGCCAGTTCCGACGCCACGAACATCGCCATGAAGATGGACCGCGACGGAGACGACTTCATCCTCAACGGTCGCAAGTGGTGGACGTCCAATGCGATGCACAAGAACTGCAAGGTTCTGATCGTTATGGGCAAGACCGATCCCGAGGCGGCTACCCACAGTCAACAGTCGATGCTGGTGGTACCCATCGACGCACCCGGGGTCACGGTCCTGCGTAATCTGCCGGTGTTCGGCTACATCGACCGCGAAGGTCACGCCGAGGTGCTCTTCGAGGACGTGCGGGTGCCGGCAAAGGACGTGTTGAAGGGTCCGGGCGAGGGCTTCGCCATCAGTCAGGCTCGCTTGGGGCCCGGCCGTATCCACCACGCGATGCGCACCATCGGCGTTGCCGAGCGTGCGCTCGAATTGCTCTGTCGCCGTGCAGTATCGCGAGTGACGTTCGGTAAGCCGGTGGCGATGCGCTCGAACATTCAGGACTGGATCGCCGAGGCGCGGATCGAGATCGAGAAGACGCGACTGCTCACGTTCAAAGCCGCATACCTGATGGACACCGTCGGGAACAAGGAAGCGCGCACCGAGATCGCAGCCATCAAGGTTGCTGCACCGGAGATGGCACTGAAGATCATCGACCGTGCCATCCAGGTGCACGGCGGCGGCGGAGTGAGCAACGATTTCCCGCTCGCGATGATGTACGCCCACATTCGCACCTTGCGTCTGGCCGACGGTCCGGACGAGGTGCACAAGATGTCGATCGCGAAAATGGAGTTGAAGAAGTACTTCTGA
- a CDS encoding TIGR03086 family metal-binding protein — protein MTVHETEILADEKVPTIEIVREFDATPEQVFRAHIDPELYRQWVGPRSLTTRILKWEGHTGGSWAFANDRDGEEIAAFFGSFHEVRDNERIVWTFTYEGQPDSVALETLTFERRDGGGTLLKVLSVMSDFATRDGMLSSGMDVGVKEGYDKLDELLGQRTGPAQQHLQDAAAFTALVESASPEDWPRPSPVSDWAAIDVVKHLIEWSRGFLAGGAGIEFQTLDIDADPKAAWRHHVADIQAILDDPSDRVLSNPHTGDMPVDEAIAMFYTADIWMHSWDLAKALGLEHDLGQDRCAAALDAMRPMEQMLRDSGQYGPAVPVADDASPQDKLMAFIGRDPAWQPGR, from the coding sequence ATGACTGTGCACGAAACCGAGATCCTCGCAGACGAGAAAGTACCCACGATCGAGATCGTTCGAGAGTTCGATGCAACACCGGAGCAGGTGTTCCGCGCTCACATCGATCCCGAGCTGTATCGGCAGTGGGTGGGGCCCAGATCGTTGACCACGCGAATTCTGAAGTGGGAGGGCCACACCGGAGGTTCCTGGGCATTTGCCAACGATCGGGACGGCGAGGAGATCGCAGCCTTCTTCGGCAGTTTCCACGAGGTCAGGGACAACGAGCGGATCGTGTGGACGTTCACCTACGAGGGCCAACCCGATTCGGTTGCACTCGAGACGCTCACCTTCGAGCGCCGCGACGGCGGGGGCACGCTCCTGAAAGTTCTCAGTGTGATGTCGGACTTCGCAACTCGCGACGGGATGCTGTCCAGTGGCATGGATGTCGGGGTGAAAGAGGGTTACGACAAACTCGACGAACTGCTCGGGCAACGAACAGGGCCGGCCCAGCAGCACCTACAGGACGCGGCAGCGTTCACCGCGCTGGTCGAGTCCGCCTCGCCCGAGGACTGGCCACGCCCCAGCCCGGTATCGGACTGGGCCGCAATCGATGTCGTGAAGCACCTGATCGAGTGGTCTCGCGGCTTTCTCGCCGGCGGCGCGGGAATCGAGTTCCAGACCCTGGACATCGACGCCGACCCGAAAGCCGCATGGAGGCACCACGTCGCCGACATCCAGGCAATTCTGGACGACCCTTCCGACCGCGTGTTGAGCAACCCGCACACGGGAGACATGCCGGTGGACGAGGCGATCGCGATGTTCTACACCGCCGACATCTGGATGCACTCCTGGGACCTCGCGAAAGCCCTTGGCTTGGAACACGACTTGGGCCAGGATCGCTGCGCTGCGGCCCTCGACGCCATGCGACCGATGGAGCAGATGCTACGGGACAGCGGACAGTACGGGCCCGCCGTCCCGGTTGCCGACGACGCGTCCCCGCAGGACAAGCTGATGGCCTTCATCGGCCGTGACCCGGCCTGGCAGCCGGGTCGATGA
- a CDS encoding ArsR/SmtB family transcription factor translates to MEDHTEQLDKTFAALADPTRRDMVARLAASDASVSELAEPYDMSLQAVSKHVKVLEEAGLVTRSKDAQRRPVHLDAEVFGLMTKWIERYRQEAEQRYRRLDALLDGIADDKTTETKEVS, encoded by the coding sequence ATGGAGGATCACACGGAGCAACTCGACAAGACATTCGCGGCCTTGGCCGACCCCACTCGACGCGACATGGTGGCGCGGCTCGCCGCCTCGGATGCGAGTGTCAGCGAATTGGCGGAGCCGTACGACATGAGCCTGCAGGCCGTATCCAAGCACGTGAAGGTGCTCGAGGAGGCCGGACTGGTCACCCGTAGCAAAGATGCCCAGCGTCGGCCGGTGCATCTGGACGCTGAGGTCTTCGGGCTGATGACGAAATGGATCGAGCGCTACCGACAGGAAGCAGAACAACGCTATCGACGCCTCGACGCCCTGCTGGACGGCATCGCAGACGACAAGACCACCGAGACGAAAGAGGTGTCATGA
- a CDS encoding DJ-1/PfpI family protein, with product MTTIALYATDTMADWEYGYLTAGLAMAREQDPEANRLIVASETGEAVTTMGGLRITPDVGLADLPTLDALIMPGAGSWESGHDTVLKLAAELVAAGTPVVAICGATYGLARTGLLNDRPHTSNAADFLTAAEQYSGAEHYRDDKAVSDGTVITAGATAPIEFAKLVFERLNVFPQPVIDAWYGLYTTGERKYYDQLAGA from the coding sequence ATGACCACCATTGCGCTCTATGCCACCGACACCATGGCCGACTGGGAATACGGGTACCTCACCGCCGGCCTGGCCATGGCCCGTGAACAAGACCCGGAAGCCAACCGGCTGATCGTCGCCTCGGAGACGGGGGAGGCTGTGACGACGATGGGAGGATTGCGCATCACTCCGGACGTCGGCTTGGCGGATCTGCCGACACTCGACGCGTTGATTATGCCGGGAGCGGGCAGTTGGGAGTCCGGGCACGACACGGTACTCAAGCTTGCCGCCGAACTCGTTGCGGCGGGGACCCCGGTGGTGGCGATCTGCGGTGCCACCTACGGGCTGGCTCGGACCGGACTGCTCAACGACCGGCCGCATACGTCTAATGCTGCCGACTTTCTCACTGCTGCAGAGCAATACAGCGGAGCCGAGCACTACCGAGACGACAAAGCGGTGTCCGACGGTACGGTCATCACTGCCGGCGCGACTGCACCCATCGAGTTCGCCAAGCTGGTGTTCGAGCGGCTGAACGTGTTTCCGCAACCCGTCATCGATGCCTGGTACGGCCTGTACACGACAGGCGAGCGAAAGTACTACGACCAGCTGGCGGGGGCATGA
- a CDS encoding MarR family winged helix-turn-helix transcriptional regulator: MTDRSPEGDALTAVVLPVFELNGEFLAAAQDITAPTGLTPAWWQVLGATLDEPLSVADIARRVGLGLARQSVQRTANLLVDKGWAVYVDNPHHRRAKLLEPTSKGRETVAALRDAQHAWSDAVGAAVGEDELRSFADTLEKILAASRHYRGGRA; this comes from the coding sequence ATGACCGACCGCAGTCCGGAGGGTGATGCGCTGACGGCGGTGGTGTTGCCTGTTTTCGAGCTCAACGGCGAGTTTCTCGCTGCGGCACAGGACATCACCGCGCCGACTGGACTGACACCGGCGTGGTGGCAGGTCCTCGGAGCCACCCTGGACGAGCCGCTGTCGGTCGCTGATATCGCGCGACGCGTCGGGTTGGGATTGGCGCGGCAGAGCGTGCAGCGGACGGCAAATCTGTTGGTGGACAAAGGCTGGGCGGTCTACGTCGACAACCCTCACCACAGACGGGCCAAGCTACTCGAACCCACCTCCAAGGGGCGCGAGACAGTCGCCGCACTGAGAGACGCTCAACACGCGTGGTCGGACGCCGTGGGTGCCGCGGTGGGTGAGGACGAATTACGCTCATTCGCAGATACCCTTGAGAAGATCCTCGCAGCCTCCCGTCACTACCGCGGCGGCCGTGCATAA
- a CDS encoding aldo/keto reductase family protein, producing MAYRYLGNSGLKISEITYGNWLTHGSQVENDIATQCVRAALDAGITTFDTADVYANGAAETVLGDALKGERRESLEIFTKVYFPVGPKGPNDTGLSRKHILEGIDASLRRLGTDYVDLYQAHRYDVETPLEETIAAFGDVVRQGKALYIGVSEWTADQLRAGQELARQNGFSIISNQPQYSALWRVIEDQVIPMSKELGISQIVWSPIAQGVLTGKYLPGQPLPDGSRAKDDKGGDKMIARYLDDQTLTRVQQLKPIADDLGITMAQLAVAWVLANDNIAAALVGASRPEQIAENIKASEVTLDADVLAKIDEALGDSVERDAGKTGSPEARLV from the coding sequence ATGGCTTACAGATACCTCGGAAACAGTGGACTCAAGATCTCGGAGATCACCTACGGCAACTGGTTGACGCACGGATCGCAGGTGGAGAACGACATCGCCACCCAGTGTGTACGCGCGGCTCTCGACGCGGGCATCACTACGTTCGACACGGCCGACGTCTATGCCAACGGAGCTGCAGAGACGGTGCTGGGCGACGCGCTGAAAGGCGAGCGTCGGGAATCGCTCGAGATCTTCACGAAGGTCTACTTCCCCGTCGGACCCAAGGGCCCCAACGACACCGGACTCTCCCGCAAACACATTCTCGAAGGCATCGACGCCTCGCTGCGTCGGCTCGGCACCGACTACGTCGACCTCTACCAGGCTCATCGCTACGACGTCGAGACCCCGCTCGAGGAGACCATCGCCGCGTTCGGTGACGTCGTCCGCCAGGGCAAGGCGCTCTACATCGGCGTCTCGGAATGGACCGCCGACCAGCTCCGCGCCGGGCAGGAACTCGCCCGCCAGAACGGCTTCTCGATCATCTCGAATCAGCCGCAGTATTCGGCTCTCTGGCGTGTCATCGAGGATCAGGTGATCCCGATGTCGAAGGAACTGGGCATCTCGCAGATCGTCTGGTCACCCATCGCCCAGGGTGTGCTCACCGGCAAGTACCTTCCCGGTCAACCTCTGCCCGACGGTTCGCGCGCCAAGGACGACAAGGGCGGCGACAAGATGATCGCGCGCTACCTCGACGATCAGACGCTCACCCGGGTGCAGCAGCTGAAGCCGATAGCCGACGATCTCGGAATCACCATGGCGCAGTTGGCTGTTGCCTGGGTGCTGGCCAACGACAACATCGCCGCCGCGCTCGTCGGTGCCTCGCGACCGGAGCAGATCGCCGAGAACATCAAGGCCTCCGAGGTCACCCTCGACGCCGACGTGCTCGCGAAGATCGACGAGGCCCTCGGTGATTCCGTCGAGCGTGACGCGGGCAAGACGGGCTCGCCCGAGGCACGTCTGGTCTGA
- a CDS encoding carboxylesterase/lipase family protein, giving the protein MDTIIVDTPQGQVRGRTGAGVTSFLGVPYAEAPFGPRRFQAPSPPPTWDGVRDALELGATVPKVGYRPPTSEILSEPVVPGEDCLNVNVFTPDVGGSAPVFVWIHGGAFVNGSNAIPTYDGTAFARDGIVAVVINYRLGVDGFALIDGAPANRGMLDQVAALEWVRDHIAAYGGDPARVTIAGESAGAMSVGTLMSMPRAEGLFQRAILQSGAGHHVITAETAAKVSAALAASLGVEATVDGLGSVPVDALVDAQRELSDRITAEAPTGAWGELALNVMAFEPYIDGDVVPGLPFSRIISDGASAQVDVLIGTTSEEHAFFIVPAGIVPHLTEDYVKVVLAGYRADPSALDRYREQLPDASAGELMIAVMTDWFFRIPATRLVEARSGNAFVYEFTWRSSLFDGALGACHALEIPFVFDMLHKSETARITGPNPPQKVADEMHRAWVEFVRDGSPGWDSYGTDRAVMMFGDEPGVVLDPRPATRAVWDGIR; this is encoded by the coding sequence ATGGACACGATCATCGTCGATACACCTCAGGGCCAGGTTCGCGGTCGGACCGGCGCAGGCGTCACCTCGTTCCTCGGAGTGCCGTACGCCGAGGCTCCGTTCGGACCCCGCCGATTTCAGGCTCCGTCGCCGCCGCCCACGTGGGACGGAGTGCGCGACGCGCTCGAGTTGGGGGCCACCGTTCCCAAGGTGGGCTACCGTCCGCCGACCAGTGAGATCCTCAGTGAGCCGGTGGTACCCGGCGAGGACTGCCTGAACGTCAACGTCTTCACCCCCGACGTCGGCGGCTCGGCACCGGTGTTCGTCTGGATCCACGGCGGCGCATTCGTCAACGGCAGCAACGCCATTCCCACGTACGACGGTACCGCCTTCGCGCGCGACGGCATCGTGGCCGTGGTGATCAACTACCGACTCGGCGTCGACGGTTTCGCACTGATCGATGGAGCCCCCGCCAACCGCGGGATGCTCGATCAGGTCGCGGCCCTCGAATGGGTACGCGACCACATTGCTGCTTACGGCGGCGACCCGGCCCGGGTGACCATCGCGGGAGAGTCGGCCGGCGCGATGAGCGTCGGCACCCTGATGTCGATGCCTCGTGCCGAGGGACTCTTCCAACGGGCGATTCTGCAGAGCGGAGCCGGCCACCACGTCATCACCGCCGAGACTGCCGCCAAGGTATCCGCTGCGTTGGCGGCCTCGCTCGGCGTCGAGGCGACGGTCGACGGCCTGGGGTCGGTGCCGGTGGATGCCTTGGTCGATGCTCAGCGTGAACTGTCCGATCGAATCACGGCCGAGGCTCCGACCGGAGCCTGGGGTGAGCTCGCCCTGAACGTGATGGCCTTCGAGCCGTACATCGACGGTGATGTCGTTCCGGGGCTGCCGTTTTCGCGAATCATCAGTGATGGCGCGAGCGCACAGGTGGACGTGCTGATCGGAACCACCAGTGAGGAACATGCGTTCTTCATCGTCCCGGCCGGGATTGTCCCGCACCTCACCGAGGACTACGTGAAGGTGGTCCTCGCCGGGTACCGAGCCGACCCGTCGGCGCTGGACCGGTACCGCGAACAGCTGCCCGACGCCTCGGCCGGCGAGCTGATGATCGCGGTCATGACCGACTGGTTCTTCCGCATACCGGCCACGCGTCTGGTCGAAGCCCGCTCCGGAAACGCCTTCGTCTACGAATTCACCTGGCGCTCATCACTGTTCGACGGCGCGCTCGGGGCCTGTCATGCACTCGAGATCCCGTTCGTGTTCGACATGCTGCACAAGTCCGAGACCGCACGAATCACGGGCCCGAATCCGCCGCAGAAGGTTGCCGACGAGATGCACCGTGCCTGGGTCGAATTCGTGCGCGACGGCTCGCCCGGTTGGGACTCGTACGGCACCGACCGTGCGGTGATGATGTTCGGGGACGAGCCGGGCGTCGTTCTGGACCCGCGGCCGGCGACTCGCGCGGTGTGGGACGGGATACGCTGA